The genomic window GCAGTGCATTTGTGGAATCTGTGGTGGTGCGAGATGAGCTGCGGGGGCGGGGCTATGGCCGGGCGCTGATGGAGGGAGTGGAATGCTATGCTCGTACCAGAGGCTTCACCCGGCTCTACCTCACCACTCACGATAAGCAGTACTTCTATGCCCACCTAGGCTTCATGCTCTCACGACCTGTTCAGAACGTGGGCACGTTGGCCTCCCTCGTGCCAATGGAACTACTGCATAAGTTCTGCAGGACAGCTGAGCATGAGGGGCATGGAGAGAAAAGTATGAAGGATAATACTGTAGCACCCAATGCTaatcctcctccaccaccaccaccaccacctcctcctcctcttcctccaccaAACACAGTCCCTCCAACATCTCCCTCTTGcccttcctccctttctccaTCTTCTTCAGGAGCCCAcccacctcctccaccaccgACACCTCCGCCTTCTCCATCTCACTCCTCCTCTACTTCTGTCCCTCCACCTGCCCCAGCTCTTCCCTCAACTTCATGGGTTCCTCTTGAACAGACACTGGAACAGACACCATACACAGATAATCGAGGACTGCCTGTCTTCTGGATGCACAAGAACATCTGATGTAGACACACATCACTTGCACACATATACCTCAGATCCTGTAAATCTACGAGTCAAGACATCTTCCAGGCAAGGACTTTGGTTTAAGGACTGTTGTGCTACGTCTCAGGGTATTTCATCATAGATGGTCACTATTAGCTCTCGGACATTATCTCTGTGAAATGTGATCAGAATACTAAAAGTGAATGTGCCTTA from Ictalurus furcatus strain D&B chromosome 5, Billie_1.0, whole genome shotgun sequence includes these protein-coding regions:
- the LOC128608063 gene encoding N-alpha-acetyltransferase 80, with product MCDGDVSTSAVRIVPLHHRWDLLEACAELLNAQWQRSMGARLHSLRQSSDSYPACLVMLEGEMLIGHARVSRVLGSRSAFVESVVVRDELRGRGYGRALMEGVECYARTRGFTRLYLTTHDKQYFYAHLGFMLSRPVQNVGTLASLVPMELLHKFCRTAEHEGHGEKSMKDNTVAPNANPPPPPPPPPPPPLPPPNTVPPTSPSCPSSLSPSSSGAHPPPPPPTPPPSPSHSSSTSVPPPAPALPSTSWVPLEQTLEQTPYTDNRGLPVFWMHKNI